The following proteins are encoded in a genomic region of Nocardioides renjunii:
- a CDS encoding tyrosine-type recombinase/integrase, producing the protein MARRRGFGEVERRRSATGVVTYRARYAMGDGTRHSRTFTTKMDAEAWLAAERTLVDREEWIPPRARQVAQEQRRREAAYNTVAGFAERYLVDRGLRPNTIRTYRQLLNTRILPYFEEMPLIDVSLTEIKQWRASLDPDAEAANAAAYRLLRAMLQAAEEEELIDRAPPKIRGAGSAPVRRVAVPATLDEIATIIEEMPDRLKLLIVLAAFVGLRQGELLELRRSDVDHRSGWIHVARKIDKDVIAGARGACPNCGRAISAPKTISSVRTVHVPPPFLPMLQEHLTEYAERGPTGLLFPGDRTDHMSVRYLMDRYRPAREAAGRADLTIHHLRHTALTLAGQHGATAAELQARAGHASQAAMAIYQHATLDRDRSLAEKIGATYDAWRESRPSVPTETSGGRP; encoded by the coding sequence ATGGCACGGCGACGAGGGTTCGGCGAGGTGGAGCGGCGGCGCAGCGCCACCGGGGTGGTGACCTACCGGGCTCGGTACGCGATGGGCGACGGCACGCGCCACTCGCGCACCTTCACTACGAAGATGGACGCCGAGGCGTGGCTCGCCGCCGAGCGGACGCTGGTCGATCGTGAGGAGTGGATCCCACCGAGGGCGAGGCAGGTCGCTCAAGAGCAACGCCGTCGCGAAGCGGCCTACAACACCGTCGCCGGGTTCGCCGAGCGGTACTTGGTCGATCGGGGGCTGAGGCCCAACACGATCAGGACCTACCGGCAGCTCCTCAACACGCGCATCCTCCCCTACTTCGAGGAGATGCCACTGATCGACGTCAGCCTCACGGAGATCAAGCAGTGGCGAGCCTCGCTCGACCCGGACGCCGAAGCCGCGAACGCCGCCGCCTACCGCCTGCTCAGAGCGATGCTCCAAGCCGCTGAGGAGGAGGAGCTGATCGACCGGGCGCCACCGAAGATCCGCGGCGCCGGATCTGCTCCGGTGAGGCGGGTCGCCGTCCCGGCGACCCTGGACGAGATCGCGACGATCATCGAGGAGATGCCCGATCGGTTGAAGCTCCTCATCGTCCTCGCCGCGTTCGTCGGCCTACGCCAGGGCGAGCTGCTGGAGCTTCGGCGCTCCGATGTCGACCACAGGTCTGGGTGGATCCATGTCGCCCGCAAGATTGACAAGGACGTCATTGCCGGAGCGAGAGGCGCCTGCCCGAACTGTGGTCGGGCCATCAGCGCGCCCAAGACGATCAGCAGCGTACGCACGGTGCACGTACCGCCGCCGTTCCTCCCGATGCTTCAGGAGCACCTGACTGAGTACGCGGAGCGTGGCCCGACCGGCCTACTGTTCCCGGGCGACCGCACCGACCACATGAGCGTGCGCTATCTGATGGACCGCTATCGCCCGGCACGCGAGGCGGCGGGGCGTGCCGACCTCACGATCCACCATCTGCGCCACACCGCTCTGACCCTCGCCGGTCAGCACGGCGCCACGGCCGCCGAGCTCCAGGCGCGTGCCGGCCACGCATCACAGGCCGCGATGGCGATATACCAGCACGCCACTCTCGACCGCGACAGGTCGCTCGCGGAGAAGATCGGAGCGACTTACGACGCCTGGCGCGAGAGCCGACCGTCAGTTCCAACGGAGACCTCCGGTGGCCGACCTTGA
- a CDS encoding LacI family DNA-binding transcriptional regulator codes for MGRASGRAVTISAIAAEAGVSVPTVSRVLNGRSDVAPGTRERVEQLLRHHEYRRPSRRQGHACLVDLVFDDLDSPWALEIVRGVEEVAHAAGAGTVVSAIHSRASDRRQWLDNLRVRATDAVILVLTDLDGELGAELERLDVPAVAIDPAGVPALDLPTIGVTNWSGAVSATEHLIGLGHRRIAHISGRPGLWCTRSRLDGYRAGLSSAGLQPAAELVVEGDFGYESGYRAGVHLLGLAEPPTAVFAANDQMAMGVYEALRRSGRRVPDDVSVVGFDDLPSSRWASPPMTTVRQPLTELGRMASQMALRMVGGESIEGPRVELATELVVRESTAAR; via the coding sequence GTGGGCCGCGCGTCTGGCAGGGCCGTCACCATCTCCGCGATCGCCGCGGAGGCGGGCGTCTCGGTGCCCACCGTCTCGCGCGTGCTGAACGGCCGCTCGGACGTCGCGCCCGGCACCCGCGAGCGGGTCGAACAGCTGCTGCGGCACCACGAGTATCGCCGGCCGTCGCGACGCCAGGGGCATGCGTGCCTGGTCGACCTGGTCTTCGACGACCTGGACAGTCCGTGGGCGCTCGAGATCGTGCGCGGGGTCGAAGAGGTGGCGCACGCCGCGGGGGCGGGCACCGTGGTCTCCGCCATCCACAGCCGCGCCTCCGACCGACGGCAGTGGCTCGACAACCTCCGCGTCCGGGCCACCGACGCCGTCATCCTCGTGCTGACCGACCTCGACGGCGAGCTCGGAGCCGAGCTGGAGCGCCTCGACGTGCCGGCGGTGGCGATCGACCCGGCCGGCGTGCCGGCGCTCGACCTGCCCACGATCGGGGTGACCAATTGGAGCGGGGCCGTGTCGGCCACCGAGCACCTGATCGGGCTCGGCCACCGCCGGATCGCGCACATCAGCGGTCGACCCGGTCTGTGGTGTACCCGCAGCCGGCTCGACGGCTACCGCGCCGGGCTCAGTTCCGCCGGGCTACAGCCGGCGGCGGAGCTGGTGGTGGAGGGAGACTTCGGCTACGAGTCGGGATACCGCGCCGGGGTGCACCTCCTCGGCCTCGCCGAGCCTCCTACGGCCGTCTTCGCCGCCAACGACCAGATGGCCATGGGCGTCTACGAGGCCCTGCGCCGCAGCGGCCGGCGCGTCCCCGACGACGTGAGCGTCGTCGGCTTCGACGACCTGCCCAGCTCCCGCTGGGCCTCGCCGCCGATGACCACCGTGCGCCAGCCGCTCACGGAGCTCGGCCGGATGGCCAGCCAGATGGCGCTGCGCATGGTCGGCGGCGAGTCCATCGAGGGTCCGCGCGTCGAGCTGGCCACCGAGCTCGTGGTCCGAGAGAGCACCGCCGCGCGCTGA
- a CDS encoding endo-1,4-beta-xylanase has product MRRRVRRTTALWVMAAALAVTAAVAPSTGATAAPVVSSEDFEDGSFDPWTVSGGPTVSVVDTGAGRVLQVAGRANDYDGIQSPGLLRPGGTYTLTMRARLAPGTTGSADIRFVVKPSYTWVGNTTVTGDAWSTVSGTFTVPRDADPAGLSVYLGSGALSGSSAPYAYQVDDLVIEGGTGDTWTPTPDPAFVPGGALAPTSEPLAAARGLGNTAALTFDDGPNPGETEDLLDVLEAQGVKATFCVIGQNVQAPGGAAILRRIVAEGHTLCNHSTSYADMGQWTQTQVEADLKANLAIIREAVGDPRLPVPYFRAPNGSWGQTGAVAAALGMQPLGLGNVIFDWDGNDQSVATLTARLREAVQRGAVVLAHDGGGVRDNTVAAVRTVLAEKVAQRWTFTLPQGGQLSPVQQDIPGLKDVLGRRGIEHVGVAVDQRETTGRSAELLLRHFNAMTPENAGKPESVQPVEGQFSWQGLDQLLDFADANGVEVYGHVLVWHSQTPAWFFKDGTRDLTSSRADQALLRSRMRAHIKAIADHIDARYPDGDSPIWAMDVVNEVIADGDNANPHDMRDSRWFQVLGEGFVDEAFRLADRYFPDTKLFINDYNTEMPEKRADYLSLIKALQRRHVPIDGVGHQAHVDVARPVQWLEDSITAVRRLDPRLLQAITELDVNLSKQNTGADVSSGETPEYERAFADDDDAVIELGYYYRDLFAMLGRQSRSIDSVTFWGISNARTWLRTWPLPRPWENPLPFDDDLQAAPAYWGIVDPSRLPTRPADVLAPRIADTPTVRVTVRGRDRAVKVRYAEPSAIDTVDGPRRVTCSPASGSRFPVGTTTVTCTARDSSGNTRTSTFDVVVTRRGR; this is encoded by the coding sequence ATGAGACGACGAGTGAGGCGTACGACGGCGCTGTGGGTGATGGCGGCAGCACTGGCCGTCACCGCTGCGGTAGCCCCGTCGACGGGGGCCACGGCGGCACCCGTGGTGAGCAGCGAGGACTTCGAGGACGGCAGCTTCGACCCGTGGACGGTCAGCGGCGGGCCGACCGTCTCGGTGGTCGACACCGGCGCCGGCCGGGTGCTGCAGGTGGCCGGTCGTGCCAACGACTACGACGGCATCCAGTCGCCGGGCCTCCTGCGGCCCGGGGGGACGTACACCCTGACGATGCGCGCCCGGCTCGCACCGGGGACCACCGGCTCCGCCGACATCCGGTTCGTCGTGAAGCCGAGCTACACCTGGGTGGGCAACACCACCGTCACCGGCGACGCGTGGAGCACCGTGAGCGGCACGTTCACCGTCCCGCGCGACGCTGACCCCGCCGGCCTCTCGGTCTACCTCGGCTCGGGGGCGCTGTCCGGCAGCTCCGCGCCGTACGCCTACCAGGTCGACGACCTCGTCATCGAGGGCGGCACCGGCGACACGTGGACCCCGACCCCGGACCCCGCGTTCGTCCCCGGAGGAGCGCTCGCACCGACCAGCGAGCCCCTCGCCGCGGCGCGCGGACTGGGCAACACGGCCGCCCTGACGTTCGACGACGGTCCCAACCCCGGTGAGACCGAGGACCTGCTCGACGTCCTGGAGGCGCAGGGCGTGAAGGCGACGTTCTGCGTCATCGGCCAGAACGTCCAGGCCCCGGGCGGTGCGGCGATCCTGCGCCGGATCGTGGCCGAGGGCCACACGCTCTGCAACCACTCCACGTCCTACGCCGACATGGGGCAGTGGACGCAGACGCAGGTCGAGGCCGACCTCAAGGCCAACCTCGCGATCATCCGCGAGGCCGTCGGCGACCCACGGTTGCCCGTGCCCTACTTCCGCGCTCCCAACGGCAGCTGGGGCCAGACCGGCGCCGTGGCGGCGGCGCTCGGCATGCAGCCCCTCGGGCTGGGCAACGTCATCTTCGACTGGGACGGCAACGACCAGTCGGTCGCGACCCTGACGGCGCGCCTGCGCGAGGCGGTCCAGCGCGGGGCGGTCGTCCTCGCGCACGACGGTGGGGGAGTGCGCGACAACACCGTCGCCGCCGTCCGGACCGTCCTGGCCGAGAAGGTCGCGCAGCGGTGGACCTTCACCCTGCCGCAGGGCGGGCAGCTCTCCCCGGTGCAGCAGGACATCCCGGGTCTCAAGGACGTGCTGGGGCGTCGCGGCATCGAGCACGTGGGCGTCGCGGTGGACCAGCGGGAGACGACCGGCCGGTCCGCCGAGCTGCTCCTGCGCCACTTCAACGCGATGACGCCCGAGAACGCCGGCAAGCCGGAGAGCGTCCAGCCCGTCGAGGGCCAGTTCAGCTGGCAGGGCCTCGACCAGCTGCTCGACTTCGCTGACGCGAACGGCGTCGAGGTCTACGGGCACGTGCTGGTGTGGCACTCGCAGACGCCGGCCTGGTTCTTCAAGGACGGCACCCGCGACCTCACCAGCAGCCGGGCCGACCAGGCGCTGCTGCGCAGCCGGATGAGGGCCCACATCAAGGCCATCGCCGACCACATCGACGCCCGCTACCCCGACGGCGACAGCCCCATCTGGGCGATGGACGTGGTCAACGAGGTGATCGCGGACGGCGACAACGCCAACCCGCACGACATGCGGGACAGCCGCTGGTTCCAGGTCCTCGGCGAGGGCTTCGTGGACGAGGCCTTCCGGCTGGCCGACCGCTACTTCCCCGACACCAAGCTCTTCATCAACGACTACAACACCGAGATGCCGGAGAAGCGAGCGGACTACCTCTCGCTGATCAAGGCACTGCAGCGTCGGCACGTGCCCATCGACGGCGTCGGGCACCAGGCGCACGTCGACGTCGCGCGTCCGGTGCAGTGGCTCGAGGACTCCATCACGGCCGTACGCCGGCTGGACCCGCGCCTGCTGCAGGCCATCACCGAGCTCGACGTCAACCTGTCGAAGCAGAACACCGGGGCGGACGTCAGCTCGGGGGAGACGCCGGAGTACGAGCGTGCCTTCGCCGATGACGACGACGCCGTCATCGAGCTGGGCTACTACTACCGCGACCTGTTCGCGATGCTCGGGCGGCAGTCGAGGTCCATCGACTCGGTGACGTTCTGGGGCATCAGCAACGCGCGCACGTGGCTGCGTACGTGGCCCCTGCCCCGGCCGTGGGAGAACCCGCTGCCCTTCGACGACGACCTGCAGGCCGCCCCGGCCTACTGGGGGATCGTCGACCCGTCCCGGCTGCCCACGCGACCCGCCGACGTGCTGGCGCCCCGGATCGCGGACACGCCCACGGTGCGCGTCACGGTCCGCGGCCGCGACCGGGCGGTCAAGGTCCGCTACGCCGAGCCGTCAGCGATCGACACCGTCGACGGTCCCCGTCGGGTGACCTGCAGTCCGGCGTCGGGCTCGCGGTTCCCCGTGGGCACCACCACGGTGACCTGCACCGCCCGCGACTCCTCGGGCAACACCCGCACCAGCACCTTCGACGTGGTGGTCACCCGCCGCGGCCGCTGA
- a CDS encoding ATP-binding protein encodes MDPARVLVMGASGSGTTTLARALAGRWAVPHADADDYFWVPTDPPYVDKRPEAERIRLMQEVFLPRPAWVLSGSIMGWGEQVVPLLDAVVFCSLAPDVRLQRLGDREAVRYGDRIEPGGDLAESHAEFIAWAAGYEDPAFDGRSRAVHEEWLTGLACPVLRVDTGRPVEELVQEIAEDPSHRVAQNFRDDR; translated from the coding sequence ATGGACCCCGCGCGCGTGCTGGTCATGGGCGCGAGCGGCTCCGGCACCACGACGCTGGCCCGCGCGCTCGCCGGCCGTTGGGCCGTCCCGCACGCCGACGCCGACGACTACTTCTGGGTGCCCACCGACCCGCCGTACGTCGACAAGCGGCCGGAGGCCGAGCGCATCCGTCTGATGCAGGAGGTGTTCCTGCCCCGCCCGGCGTGGGTGCTGTCGGGGTCGATCATGGGCTGGGGTGAGCAGGTGGTGCCGCTCCTGGACGCGGTCGTCTTCTGCTCGCTGGCCCCCGACGTGCGCCTCCAGCGGCTGGGGGACCGCGAGGCGGTGCGCTACGGCGACCGCATCGAGCCGGGCGGTGACCTGGCGGAGTCCCACGCTGAGTTCATCGCATGGGCGGCCGGCTACGAGGACCCGGCCTTCGACGGCCGGAGTCGGGCGGTGCACGAGGAGTGGCTGACCGGGCTCGCCTGCCCGGTGCTGCGGGTCGACACCGGGCGACCGGTCGAGGAGCTCGTGCAGGAGATCGCGGAAGATCCGAGTCACCGGGTGGCTCAGAACTTCCGCGATGATCGCTGA
- a CDS encoding YciI family protein codes for MHYLLSVVDDTANPGPADEPGAVDRFNDQLKQDGYWVFAGGLQTLDTATVVDARSGDTTVTDGPFAETKEYLAGFWVIEAPDLDVALTLAEGGSRACRRKIEVRPFDGIA; via the coding sequence ATGCACTACCTCCTTTCCGTGGTCGACGACACCGCCAACCCCGGCCCCGCCGACGAGCCGGGCGCCGTCGACCGTTTCAACGACCAGCTCAAGCAGGACGGCTACTGGGTCTTCGCCGGTGGCCTGCAGACGCTGGACACGGCCACCGTCGTCGACGCCCGCTCCGGCGACACCACCGTCACGGACGGCCCGTTCGCCGAGACCAAGGAGTACCTCGCCGGCTTCTGGGTGATCGAGGCGCCCGACCTCGACGTCGCGCTCACCCTCGCCGAGGGCGGGTCCCGGGCCTGCCGCCGCAAGATCGAGGTCCGTCCCTTCGACGGCATCGCCTGA
- a CDS encoding RNA polymerase sigma factor produces MSGLDEVVARVHRDEWARVVATIARRFGDLDVAEDATAEAFATAVERWRDDGLPPNPGAWLTTTAGRKALDRVRRESRRDEKQRQALMLGDQLSGPPEPTGAVGDERLRLVFTCAHPALAMESRVALTLRMVGGLTVAEIARAFLVQETAMAQRITRAKAKIRAAGIPWRVPEADDLPTRVAGVLAVLYLVFNEGYLATSADADPVRADLTAEAVRLTRLVRELLPDDGEVAGLLALMLLIEARRGARVSPHGELVTLDQQDRGAWDRDLVAEGHALVRERLASGRPPGRYQLLAAINAVHTDARDARDTDWSQVVALYDQLVRLDPSPVVALNRAVAVGELDGPHVALAQVDALAGSLDGYHAFHAARADLLRRLGRSADARAAYDRAIDLAGNSAESAYLRRRRDELGTAEGDA; encoded by the coding sequence GTGAGCGGTCTCGACGAGGTCGTGGCCCGGGTCCACCGCGACGAGTGGGCCCGGGTCGTGGCCACGATCGCCCGCCGCTTCGGTGACCTCGACGTCGCCGAGGACGCCACCGCCGAGGCCTTCGCCACCGCCGTCGAGCGGTGGCGCGACGACGGCCTACCCCCCAACCCGGGCGCGTGGCTGACCACCACCGCCGGCCGCAAGGCGCTCGACCGCGTACGACGCGAGAGCCGGCGCGACGAGAAGCAGAGGCAGGCGCTCATGCTCGGTGACCAGCTCTCCGGACCTCCCGAGCCGACCGGCGCCGTCGGCGACGAGCGGCTGCGGTTGGTGTTCACCTGTGCCCATCCCGCGCTCGCCATGGAGTCGCGCGTCGCGCTCACGCTGCGGATGGTCGGCGGCCTGACCGTCGCCGAGATCGCCCGCGCGTTCCTGGTCCAGGAGACGGCGATGGCGCAGCGGATCACCCGCGCCAAGGCCAAGATCAGGGCCGCCGGCATCCCCTGGCGGGTGCCGGAGGCCGACGACCTGCCGACGCGCGTCGCCGGCGTGCTGGCCGTGCTCTACCTCGTCTTCAACGAGGGCTACCTCGCCACGAGCGCCGACGCCGACCCGGTGCGGGCCGACCTCACCGCCGAGGCCGTACGCCTGACCCGCCTGGTGCGCGAGCTCCTGCCCGACGACGGCGAGGTCGCCGGCCTGCTGGCGCTGATGCTGCTCATCGAGGCCAGGCGCGGGGCGCGGGTCTCCCCCCACGGCGAGCTGGTCACCCTCGACCAGCAGGACCGCGGCGCGTGGGACCGCGACCTCGTCGCCGAGGGGCACGCCCTCGTGCGCGAGCGGCTCGCGTCGGGCCGCCCGCCCGGCCGCTACCAGCTGCTGGCCGCCATCAACGCGGTGCACACCGACGCCCGCGACGCGCGCGACACCGACTGGTCGCAGGTCGTCGCGCTCTACGACCAGCTCGTCCGCCTCGACCCCTCGCCGGTGGTGGCGCTCAACCGAGCGGTGGCGGTCGGCGAGCTCGACGGTCCGCACGTCGCGCTCGCGCAGGTCGACGCGCTCGCCGGGTCGCTGGACGGCTACCACGCGTTCCACGCCGCCCGGGCCGACCTGCTGCGCCGGCTGGGCCGCAGCGCCGACGCGCGGGCGGCGTACGACCGCGCGATCGACCTCGCCGGCAACAGCGCCGAGTCGGCGTACCTGCGTCGCCGGCGCGACGAGCTCGGCACCGCCGAGGGCGACGCCTGA
- a CDS encoding SURF1 family protein → MTASRRPGLLTDLGAAALALVLVAIATMLGTWQYDAWQAHRDAEARDLTGITPVPLTDVMGSDDRFPAPDLGRPVEVAGEWLDGGFWVDDRELDGEAGYWAVAPLQVDDSAVLVVRGWAAEPDPALLEATGDADLTGWLQAPDGSLVTDADPSDDVFPEIRVADAVQRVDVDLYSAYLVAQEPAEGLSPAELEALPSPSRFTGIRNLLYALEWWVFGAFAAFIWWRWRRDATAPEVAEALDTTEVGQPTPR, encoded by the coding sequence GTGACCGCCTCCCGCCGACCCGGCCTGCTGACCGACCTCGGCGCCGCGGCCCTCGCGCTGGTGCTGGTCGCGATCGCCACGATGCTGGGGACGTGGCAGTACGACGCGTGGCAGGCGCACCGCGACGCCGAGGCCCGCGACCTGACCGGGATCACCCCCGTGCCGCTGACCGACGTGATGGGCAGCGACGACCGCTTCCCCGCGCCCGACCTCGGCCGGCCGGTCGAGGTCGCCGGTGAGTGGCTCGACGGGGGCTTCTGGGTCGACGACCGCGAGCTCGACGGAGAGGCGGGCTACTGGGCGGTGGCCCCGCTGCAGGTCGACGACTCCGCCGTGCTCGTCGTACGCGGCTGGGCGGCGGAGCCCGACCCGGCACTGCTGGAGGCGACCGGCGACGCCGACCTGACCGGCTGGCTGCAGGCGCCCGACGGCAGCCTGGTCACGGACGCGGACCCCTCCGACGACGTCTTCCCCGAGATCCGCGTGGCCGACGCGGTGCAGCGCGTGGACGTCGACCTCTACTCCGCCTACCTCGTCGCCCAGGAGCCGGCGGAGGGACTCAGTCCCGCCGAGCTCGAGGCCCTGCCCAGCCCGAGCCGCTTCACCGGGATCCGCAACCTGCTCTACGCGCTCGAGTGGTGGGTCTTCGGCGCGTTCGCGGCCTTCATCTGGTGGCGCTGGCGGCGCGACGCGACGGCTCCGGAGGTCGCCGAGGCGCTCGACACCACCGAGGTCGGGCAACCGACCCCCCGATAG
- a CDS encoding DUF3817 domain-containing protein, whose amino-acid sequence MSRTLTAYRVMATIVGVLLVVLCLIGVPLANFDGSPMWGVFDSTPMWVTPGSDLNELGDAITTYLGVAHGWLYMIFLFCAFLLSRRAGWDLPFTLVTLVCGTIPVLSFWAEHRATQRVRAEHPQTA is encoded by the coding sequence GTGTCCCGCACCCTCACCGCCTACCGCGTCATGGCCACGATCGTCGGGGTCCTGCTCGTGGTGCTCTGCCTGATCGGCGTCCCGCTGGCCAACTTCGACGGCTCCCCGATGTGGGGCGTCTTCGACAGCACGCCCATGTGGGTCACGCCCGGGTCGGACCTCAACGAGCTCGGCGACGCCATCACGACCTACCTCGGCGTCGCCCACGGCTGGCTCTACATGATCTTCCTGTTCTGCGCCTTCCTGCTCTCGCGCCGAGCCGGCTGGGACCTGCCGTTCACCCTCGTGACGCTGGTCTGCGGCACCATCCCGGTCCTGTCGTTCTGGGCGGAGCACCGCGCCACCCAGCGCGTGCGCGCCGAGCACCCGCAGACCGCGTAG
- a CDS encoding patatin-like phospholipase family protein: MTTAFVLGGGGVLGAVEVGMLRALLERDIVPDLVLGTSVGALNGALVARQPELPVVDRLTELWAETAQGGDVYGDRPLRTVRRAVTTGTHIYSSAPLRRRLEEELGETRFEDLPVRFEVCAASIERAAEHWFTSGPVVPAILASAAVPGLLPPAEVDGEHFLDGGLVNSIPVGRAVELGATRVFVLQVGRIDRPLKPPTKPWEVARVSFEVARRHRFTRDMATIPDGVEAHVLPAAGTSSRDDSLWAHRDFAGVQARIDATYAASRSHLDEALGPRPDRRP; encoded by the coding sequence ATGACCACAGCGTTCGTGCTCGGCGGAGGCGGCGTGCTGGGCGCGGTCGAGGTCGGCATGCTGCGCGCGCTGCTCGAGCGCGACATCGTCCCGGACCTGGTGCTGGGCACGAGCGTGGGTGCGCTCAACGGCGCCCTGGTGGCGCGCCAGCCCGAGCTCCCGGTGGTCGACCGGCTCACCGAGCTCTGGGCCGAGACGGCGCAGGGCGGCGACGTGTACGGCGACCGGCCGCTGCGCACGGTGCGCCGGGCCGTCACGACCGGCACCCACATCTACTCCTCCGCCCCGCTCCGGCGTCGCCTCGAGGAGGAGCTCGGCGAGACCCGCTTCGAGGACCTGCCGGTGCGGTTCGAGGTGTGCGCGGCCAGCATCGAGCGCGCGGCCGAGCACTGGTTCACCAGCGGCCCGGTCGTGCCGGCGATCCTCGCCAGCGCCGCCGTACCCGGCCTGCTCCCGCCCGCCGAGGTGGACGGCGAGCACTTCCTCGACGGCGGCCTGGTCAACTCCATCCCCGTCGGTCGCGCGGTCGAGCTCGGCGCGACGCGCGTGTTCGTGCTGCAGGTGGGTCGCATCGACCGGCCGCTCAAGCCGCCGACGAAGCCGTGGGAGGTGGCGCGGGTGAGCTTCGAGGTGGCCCGCCGGCACCGCTTCACCCGCGACATGGCGACGATCCCCGACGGTGTGGAGGCGCACGTCCTGCCTGCCGCCGGTACGTCGTCGCGCGACGACTCGCTGTGGGCGCACCGCGACTTCGCCGGCGTGCAGGCCCGGATCGACGCGACGTACGCCGCCTCGCGCAGCCACCTCGACGAGGCCCTCGGTCCCCGCCCGGACCGCCGTCCGTGA
- a CDS encoding 1-acyl-sn-glycerol-3-phosphate acyltransferase — MSRRAVWAVRRLLVAPAVIGLTVLLWVTMPAWLLVAAALSPVLPGRWRALRLLWLVLLYATMETLLLVVLLGLWLASGFGWRIRSPYFAGIHYDLVQGTLIVFFREARRVLALRIRTDGPHPPRVPDGPVLVMCRHAGPGDSFTLMYALLHWYHREPRVVLKNTLAWDPAIDVILNRIPARFISPNPVAGEDLESQIATLASGLDDNDAFVIFPEGGNFTPARRDRGIARLRRLGLERMAVRAEEMTHVLAPRPGGVLAALEAAPEADVLMVAHTGLDHLLTVGDLWRELPMDKQLTMRWWQVPRAEIPEDREARIEWLYGWWERIDDWVEEHRPVDLAR, encoded by the coding sequence GTGAGCCGTCGCGCGGTCTGGGCCGTCCGCCGGCTCCTCGTCGCCCCGGCGGTCATCGGGCTGACGGTGCTGCTCTGGGTGACCATGCCCGCGTGGCTGCTGGTCGCGGCCGCGTTGTCGCCGGTGCTGCCCGGGCGGTGGCGCGCGCTGCGGCTGCTGTGGCTGGTGCTGCTCTACGCCACGATGGAGACGCTGCTGCTCGTCGTGCTGCTCGGGCTCTGGCTCGCCAGCGGCTTCGGCTGGCGGATCCGGTCGCCGTACTTCGCCGGGATCCACTACGACCTGGTGCAGGGGACGCTGATCGTGTTCTTCCGGGAGGCCCGCCGGGTGCTCGCCCTCCGGATCCGCACGGACGGCCCCCACCCGCCGCGGGTGCCGGACGGGCCGGTGCTGGTGATGTGCCGCCACGCCGGGCCGGGCGACTCGTTCACGCTGATGTACGCGCTGCTGCACTGGTACCACCGCGAGCCGCGGGTCGTCCTCAAGAACACCCTCGCCTGGGACCCGGCGATCGACGTCATCCTCAACCGGATCCCGGCGCGCTTCATCTCGCCGAACCCGGTCGCCGGAGAGGACCTCGAGTCGCAGATCGCCACCCTCGCGTCGGGGCTCGACGACAACGACGCCTTCGTGATCTTCCCCGAGGGCGGCAACTTCACCCCGGCCCGCCGAGACCGGGGGATCGCCCGGCTCCGCAGGCTCGGCCTCGAGCGGATGGCGGTCCGCGCCGAGGAGATGACCCACGTCCTGGCACCACGGCCCGGCGGGGTGCTTGCGGCCCTCGAGGCGGCGCCGGAGGCCGACGTGCTGATGGTGGCGCACACGGGGCTCGACCACCTGCTCACGGTCGGCGACCTGTGGCGCGAGCTGCCGATGGACAAGCAGCTCACCATGCGCTGGTGGCAGGTGCCGCGCGCGGAGATCCCCGAGGACCGCGAGGCGCGGATCGAGTGGCTCTACGGCTGGTGGGAGCGGATCGACGACTGGGTCGAGGAGCACCGGCCGGTCGACCTCGCCCGCTGA
- a CDS encoding peptidylprolyl isomerase — MADPQATFTTNRGDIVVNLFPNHAPETVDNFVGLAEGTKDYRDDAGRTGEKYYDGLGFHRVIEGFMIQGGCPLGTGTGGPGYTFKDEIHPELVFDKPYLLAMANAGPGTNGSQFFITLGATPWLNGKHTIFGEVADQASRDVVDAIGSTKTGAMDRPVESVVIETLAIKR; from the coding sequence ATGGCCGACCCCCAGGCGACCTTCACGACCAACCGGGGCGACATCGTCGTCAACCTGTTCCCGAACCACGCTCCCGAGACCGTCGACAACTTCGTCGGCCTCGCCGAGGGCACCAAGGACTACCGCGACGACGCCGGGCGCACCGGGGAGAAGTACTACGACGGCCTCGGCTTCCACCGGGTCATCGAGGGCTTCATGATCCAGGGCGGCTGCCCGCTCGGCACCGGCACCGGCGGCCCGGGCTACACGTTCAAGGACGAGATCCACCCCGAGCTCGTCTTCGACAAGCCCTACCTGCTCGCCATGGCCAACGCCGGCCCCGGCACCAACGGCTCGCAGTTCTTCATCACCCTCGGCGCCACCCCGTGGCTCAACGGTAAGCACACCATCTTCGGCGAGGTGGCCGACCAGGCCAGCCGCGACGTCGTCGACGCGATCGGCAGCACCAAGACGGGCGCGATGGACCGCCCGGTGGAGTCGGTCGTCATCGAGACGCTCGCGATCAAGCGCTGA